In Ostrea edulis chromosome 10, xbOstEdul1.1, whole genome shotgun sequence, one genomic interval encodes:
- the LOC125659471 gene encoding toll-like receptor 13, protein MNSLQDLKINGNPYPSGGFPDEEIERLSSLRNLSMSATTATLYFSSKYQTLKNLQKLEIDSGISFHITNESFKNLADLNIEYVHFIFSDDCPCKNINEDLFWAFPNLKGLRLQTLCGMRYALKSLMRLQFKTLDYLNFYQTFPNSGEAMILNENDVKYLKNVCAKTVSLKDTNSISIETMKSSIFMRCIERIDLSLNHLPNSMFIFAILEAVQIKVVNISHQSYCGSNSFPSTNRKLMSQQFSFNWTLSPSLEVLDMSNTFINPSPSYIHVYGANLQRLNFRYTSYSLCTKNNNRLFLPQLWFMDLSGVKCKDLYVAFLKDLHSLSELYISDVNLDVGLTRDVKGEFLNGPAKLKVVDFSENALKDLHPNLFQSQSFSLEMLLLNDNLLTTVPDALRVATSLRILQMRSNKISSFSTKAIITLNHLKRVQMDVRGNPFDCFCNALDSLRWMSDHREIFLHLNETYCIEEPTKTLLSVMDDLRSLELQCISRLWMQISTSTLSFTFLFLVTSAISYRYRIILRYGMLRIRLFWRKSFSINTTSDAPAYDAYISYSSSDFLWVCSTLYPALNGQNLRIALQDKDFDPGTPYAEEVVKFVNMSKYVIFVITGRFIKSEWGSYEIQVAKIHAIHTNAKLVLIIKDGIQIEDLPKDILFIWWKIKPLVFNENETEEKQAKFFKRLITTIKD, encoded by the coding sequence ATGAATTCTCTTCAGgacctcaaaattaatggtaacCCATATCCTAGTGGAGGATTTCCTGACGAAGAAATAGAACGTCTTTCGTCCCTGAGAAACTTATCAATGAGCGCTACTACAGCAACCCTGTATTTTTCCTCAAAATATCAGActttgaaaaatcttcaaaaattgGAGATTGATTCTGGTATCTCGTTTCATATAACTAATGAATCTTTTAAAAACCTTGCTGACCTCAATATAGAATATGTACACTTCATCTTCAGTGACGATTGTCCGTGCAAAAATATCAACGAAGATTTGTTTTGGGCGTTTCCTAACTTAAAAGGCCTGCGCCTTCAAACGTTGTGTGGCATGCGATATGCACTGAAATCACTGATGAGACTACAATTTAAAACCTTGGATTATTTAAACTTTTATCAAACTTTTCCTAACTCTGGAGAAGCCATGAttctgaatgaaaatgatgtaaAGTATCTGAAAAACGTCTGTGCTAAAACTGTTAGTTTGAAGGACACCAATAGTATTAGTATAGAGACAATGAAATCCTCGATATTTATGAGATGTATTGAACGGATAGACTTGTCACTTAATCACTTACCTAACTCCATGTTCATATTTGCCATTCTAGAAGCAGTGCAAATCAAAGTCGTGAATATCAGTCACCAGAGCTACTGTGGTTCAAATTCATTTCCCAGTACGAACCGTAAACTAATGAGTCAACAATTCTCATTCAATTGGACACTGTCACCTTCCTTAGAAGTTTTAGACATGTCCAACACGTTCATTAATCCAAGCCCATCATATATCCATGTGTATGGAGCTAACTTACAACGCCTCAATTTTAGATACACAAGTTATTCCCTTTGTACGAAGAACAACAACAGATTGTTTTTACCTCAGCTGTGGTTCATGGATCTCTCTGGTGTGAAATGTAAAGATTTATATGTAGCATTTCTGAAAGATTTGCACTCCTTGTCGGAACTCTACATCAGTGATGTAAATCTTGATGTCGGTCTAACACGAGATGTGAAGGGTGAATTTCTTAACGGTCCTGCCAAATTGAAGGTGGTCGATTTCTCAGAGAACGCCTTAAAAGATTTACATCCGAACCTTTTTCAAAGTCAGTCATTCTCCTTAGAAATGTTATTACTAAATGACAATCTACTCACTACAGTTCCAGATGCTCTTCGTGTTGCTACGTCACTACGAATCCTTCAAATGAGATCTAACAAAATTTCATCCTTTTCGACAAAAGCTATAATTACCTTGAATCATTTAAAACGCGTGCAAATGGATGTTAGAGGTAACCCCTTTGATTGTTTCTGTAATGCCCTTGATTCCTTGCGCTGGATGTCTGATCATCGAGAAATATTTCTCCATTTGAATGAGACCTACTGTATTGAGGAACCAACCAAAACATTATTAAGTGTGATGGATGATTTGCGTTCACTGGAACTACAATGCATTTCAAGGCTGTGGATGCAAATATCCACTTCTACTCTGTCGTTCACATTTCTGTTTCTTGTAACATCTGCAATTTCATACCGATATAGAATCATCCTGCGTTATGGAATGTTGAGAATCCGATTATTTTGGAGGAAAAGCTTTTCGATAAACACTACATCCGATGCACCTGCATATGACGCATACATTTCGTATTCATCCAGTGATTTCCTTTGGGTGTGTTCAACACTTTACCCAGCATTAAATGGACAAAATCTTCGAATCGCACTGCAAGATAAAGACTTTGACCCAGGTACTCCCTATGCAGAAGAAGTGGTTAAATTTGTTAACATGAGCAAATATGTGATATTTGTTATAACAGGGCGCTTTATTAAATCTGAATGGGGATCCTATGAAATTCAGGTCGCAAAAATACATGCAATTCATACTAATGCGAAACTTGTTCTGATCATCAAGGATGGAATCCAAATTGAAGACCTTCCGAAAGACATCTTGTTCATTTGGTGGAAAATCAAACCATtggtgtttaatgaaaatgaaaccgaagaaaaacaagcaaaatTTTTCAAACGTTTAATCACCACTATTAAGGATTAA